The Verrucomicrobiota bacterium nucleotide sequence GCCTGAACTACGAACCAAAAAAAAGAAAACCTTCCTTCCGGAAGGCTTTTCGAACAGGGTCTAGATAGAAAAAAAGTTTACCTTCCCGGCACAGTCCTAAAACCGAACATCGTTGTTCCTGGAAACGACGATTTGAAAAAGCCACCTATCGAAGTCGCCCGCGCGACGATTAAGGTCATGAGAGATTGCGTGCCCGCTGAAGTGCCTGGGCTAGCTTTTTTATCTGGCGGAATTGGTGACAAGGACATCACTCAGTATTTGAATACTTTGAACGCACTAAATGAACCTTTGCCCTGGAACCTCACGTTTTCCTTTGGACGGGGTTTGCAACGAGGAGCCCTCGCGGCGTTTGCAGAAGGGGATTTCAAAAAAGCCCAGACCTCCCTGTTGATTCGAGCCATGGCAAATTCCAATGCGACGCTCGGAAATTATGCATCACACGATTATCCGCTGGCAAAGGTGGTTTCCGATTGAAGACAATTTGGTTAGTAATGGGTATAAATTTCCGATGCGATTTATCATCCTCTAATGTCTGTTTCGTCTCTTCGCCTTTAGCTGATCAGAATTAAACAGGTAGAAATCCTGCAGAAAGACCCTAGAACCCATTTGCTTGTCTACTTCGTGAAATTCATCCAGCCTCGAACACTACCCTATGAAAAGCATGCCCCGAAAACTATCACGACGGAATTTCATCAAAGCCAACTCGGCTCTCGCCGGGTTTTATATCCTACCTTCCGGTCTTCTTTCAAATTCTCCCAACAGCAAGCTTTGCACCGCACACATCGGTACAGGAGGAAAAGGATGGACCGACCTCACACAGATTGCTGCCGACCCTCGCACGGTAGTAATTGGCCTTTGCGACATTGATTTAATTCACCTCAACGGAGAGAGCCGACGAAACCGAAAGAGAGACAGCGAATCATATTCTTTTCCGTCTGCGAGGAAATTTCAGGATTACCGGGAGATGCTGAGTGAGCTGGGCAACAAGATTGACGCCGTTTCGATTTCCACGCCCGATCACACTCACTACCCCGCTACGCTCGCTGCGATGGAGCTCGGCAAACATGTCTACACCCAGAAGCCGCTGACGAACAATATCTCTGAGGCCCGCCACCTCATGGAAGTGGCGCGAACGAAAAAGGTCGTTACTCAAATGGGTATCCAAAACAAAGCAAGAGAAGCTTATCGGCTGGCCACACGATTTATTCGGGATGGAGTAATCGGAAAGATCGCCAAGGTCTACGTATGGTCGCATAAGGACTGGGGACATGACGGCGTTCCCTATTCAGGAGAGGATCCGGTACCCCATGACATCGACTGGAATCTGTGGTTGGGAACCGCTCCAGCGCGCCCCTATCTCGAAGGCAAATACCATATGGGCGAATGGCGTCGTATCATGGATTTTGGTTGCGGAACGCTGGGCGACATGGGTGTGCATATTTTTGATACACCCTTCGACTCACTCGGCCTGGAACCTCCGATTTGGGCCGAAGCCACCTGCCGGGAACCAAACCACTTCAGCCTGCCGACGCAATGTGAGGTGCGCTACGGATTCAAGCCTACTCGACTCACCACCAAGGATTTCGAATGGACCTGGACCGATGGAGCCATGTCCCCGCCCACGGGTCCCGAATTGGAACTTCCGAACGGAGAGGCTCTACCCCAGCAAGGAGCCATGTTTGTAGGCGAGGAAGGACGTATGCTCCTGGGCCATATTAACGGTCCCCGGTTTTTTCCTAAATCCATTTACGAGAAACTTGTAAAACCTGACTTGGGTCCCCAAATAAATCACTACGGTCAATGGATCGACGCTATTTTCGGAAGCAAAACTGTCCCGGCCGCCAATTTCGATTACTCAGCAAGGATGGTCGAAGGAGTTCTCCTGGGTGTGATCGCTGGCCGCTATCCCGGACAAAGAATCAACTGGAACACGAAGAAGGGAAAAGTCACAAACCTCCTGGAAGCCAACGCCTTTGTGACCAGGGATCACCGGAGTTTTTGAGCAAGGGGGCTTTAGGCGGAATACCAATTAATCAAGAATCTTGTAAAGACCCTTGCTCTTTTCCTTATTTTGCCCCCATCAAATTCACCATCGATTCACCCAGGGTCGCTTCCAGAACTGACCTGGCCGTTTTCTCGCCGGCTTTGATTTCAGATTTGCTTGCATCCAGTGCGTCAAACCACTCCGTCACCTTTTCATGGCCATGTTTGGAACGGAGTCGAAGAAAATTTCTTTGCGAAAAAGCCTTGAGCTGGGAAACCGGAACTTTTTCTTCATCCCAGGTAAAAAATGCTTCCTCGGAGACGCTTTTGCCTCCTTCGATGGAAAAATATTTATCCCAAAATTGTTGGTTCTCTTCATCGCCGATCAACTTCCCCAAAGTCATGAAACACACATACAATGCAAAGCCTTCATGAAACCATCGCTGGTCGTTGCCAATATAGCTGAAGTTTCGTTTGGAAACCGCCAAGGCCAATTGGATGATGTAATTGGCAACCACTCTCCTGGAGGATTCTTCCATGACCCGGTCAAACTTATCAGCGAGATCATTCAAAGAGGATTGAATTGCAATCGTGTCATAGTCCGGTCCTTGGACCGGTATATACCATTTTCTGAACCGGAGACTCTCCCGCTTTAGGACCAGAGGCAGGTGGGGCGGTGCCACTATCGTTCCATAGGGCTCTCCAAATGAAATGGCATTAAAGTTTTTGCCTGCCCGCATCGCCGTAAAGGTATCCTCATAATCCCAAATCTCGAGGCCGCTAAACACCAGTTCCGGATTCAATTTGCTGAGGTCGATCTGATACAATTTTTCGATGTATTTTGTCACGTTGGGTCGAGGTACCGTCCTGCCGCGACTCAAGAGCCAAATCAATCGATGCACTTCATCCAGCCTTTCAGTATTCTTTAGCTCGTCAGCCAATCTGTCTTTAACCAGCGATTGTTTCAATTTAGCTTTAAGCGTTGAAATTTCCTCGTTCAAAAAGCCTTTGGAGATACCGATACGCTGATCGTAACGGATAGGAATTTCATCGATTGTAAATTCGATGAACTCAGGTTCCGGAATCGATGGAGGCATCGAATTCAGAATCTCCAATTCGGAAAGTATATCGTCCAACGGCCTGGTTTCTACTTCTCCGTAAAAGTCAAATAATTCCCGACCCGTCACTTTTTTGCAGGCATCGTTCACGGTGGAAAGCGAGGCCTTCTTGATCGATGTTTTTCCGGTTTCTTTCCATATCTCCGACAACGCGGTATCACCATACCTCTGGGCCAACAGAAAAAATGCCAACGATGAGAAATCATAGTGAGCTCGCCGATGATTTTTCGTCTTATACTTAAAGCCCTCTTTCTTCTCATATTCTGAAGCGATCCAATTCACCAGATCCACATCCGCTTGCAGATGGGCATGCCTTCGAAGTTGCGATGCCACAGGATAAACCTGGTTGGCGGCCTCCACGCCATCCAGATCCCGGGCGACTTTCCAACTGACA carries:
- a CDS encoding Gfo/Idh/MocA family oxidoreductase, whose amino-acid sequence is MPRKLSRRNFIKANSALAGFYILPSGLLSNSPNSKLCTAHIGTGGKGWTDLTQIAADPRTVVIGLCDIDLIHLNGESRRNRKRDSESYSFPSARKFQDYREMLSELGNKIDAVSISTPDHTHYPATLAAMELGKHVYTQKPLTNNISEARHLMEVARTKKVVTQMGIQNKAREAYRLATRFIRDGVIGKIAKVYVWSHKDWGHDGVPYSGEDPVPHDIDWNLWLGTAPARPYLEGKYHMGEWRRIMDFGCGTLGDMGVHIFDTPFDSLGLEPPIWAEATCREPNHFSLPTQCEVRYGFKPTRLTTKDFEWTWTDGAMSPPTGPELELPNGEALPQQGAMFVGEEGRMLLGHINGPRFFPKSIYEKLVKPDLGPQINHYGQWIDAIFGSKTVPAANFDYSARMVEGVLLGVIAGRYPGQRINWNTKKGKVTNLLEANAFVTRDHRSF